The Streptomyces sp. NBC_00224 genome contains the following window.
GACGGCGTGCTTGAACACGACATGCTGGTCACAGGCCTTGAGCGCGTCCCCGTAGGGGAAGGTGACCTCGATTTGCCCGGCGGCCGCCTCGCCCTTGACCGCCTCCACCGGCATGCCCGCGGCTGCGAGCGCATGCTGCAGGCGGTGGAGGTAGCGGCTAACGGCAGGGGACTGGTGCAGGGCGTAGTCGCCGCCCTGCGGGGTGAGCGGGGGCAGGGCGGGACCGCCGACCGTCCGGGCGGGGGAGTAAGTGCCCTGGTACAGGACGAATTCGCTCTCCAGACCGGCGTCGGCGCGCAGTCCGTGGGCGGCCAGACGGCCGAGCTGGTGGCGCAGGATCTCCCGCGGGTCCAGGGCGGACGGCTCCCCGTCGTCGCTGAAGGCATCGGCCAGGACGAGCGCAGCCTTCGGCAGCCAGGGCACCAACCGCAGGGTCGACAGGTCAGGCACCACACGGAAGTCGGGAAACCCGCCCTCCATGGAGGCAAGGCCCGATCCGGCAGGGGCCGGGGTCATGTCGATCGAGCTGGACTGCAGATACGCGCACATGTCGGCGCCGTGCGGCACTACGTCCATGAGGAAGTGCCGTGCGCCATAGTGTTTTCCGGCCAGACGCCCGTGCGGGTCCACGATCCCGCAGAGCACCGTCTCGACGGTGCCGTCCTTGACCGCCTTCTTCAGCGTCTCCAGGGGCGGCGTTGGGGCCGGCGGTCGGGGTGGAGCGGCCATGCTCGTACGGGCGGGGGAGGAGGTGGGGCCGCCGGGGTGCTCGGCGCCCTCGCGGGATCGGGAGAGGGGAGGCACTCACACCACCTCATCCTGGATCTGGGCGAGGTCACCGCTGGCGGCGACCGGCGGCAGCTCGTAGTCCTTGCCCGCTACCCGCCACCACACAGCGGCCAGGGTGAGTGCGACGAGCAGGGCGAGGGGTGCATAGTTGAAGGTGTCCACGGTGACCGGACGGCTCTGGGGCAGGCAGAACACCACCGTCACGAACGCCACCCACACCACCGCGACCGTCCCGACCAGCCCGCCCCAGCGGCCAAGATTCCAGGGACCCTGCTGGAAGGCGCGGCCCTGGCGCACCCGCAGATAGATGGGGATGGCGTAGGCGGGGGTGATGCCGACGACGTTGATCGCGACGACCGCTCCGTAGGCGGTGGGGCTGTACAGATAGGGCAGGGCCAGGAGGCCGGCGACGGCAACGGAGAGCCAGACGGCGGCCCGCGGGGTGCCGGTGCGGGCATGAACCCGGCGCCACCGTGCGGAGCCGGGCAGGGCGTTGTCCCGGCTGAACGCGAAGATCATCCGGGAGCAGGCGGCGGTTTCGGCGTTGCCGCAGAACAGCTGGGCCACGATCACCACCAGCAGCAGGGCCTTGGCCCAGCCGACTCCCAGGGCGTCGAGGAATATCTGCGCGGGCGGTACGCCCAGCGCGGAGTTTTGGACGGCGGCGTAGTCGTGGAGGGCGAACGTGAGGCCGCACAGAAGGACGAATCCCGCTGCCCAGGACCAGGTGATGGCGCTCATGATGCCGCGCGGCGCGGCCTCGGCGGCGTTGGCGGTTTCCTCCGACAGGTGCGCGGAGGCGTCGTAGCCGCTGAAGGTGTACTGGGCCAGCAGCAGCCCGAGCAGCACCACATAGCCGTTCGATGACCAGCCGGTGGTGTTCACGAACTCGGTGAACGCGTAGTGCGGGGAGCGGTGATGGGTGGGCGCGAGAGTGAGTGCGCCGACGATGAGGGCGACGCCCGCCAGGTGCCACCACACGCTGATCCCGTTGAGGACGGATATCAGCCGCACCCCGAACAGGTTCAGCACCGCGTGCAACGCGAGGATCACGAAGTAGGTGGCCATGATCTTGCCGGGGGTGGGGGTGAAGCCTGTCTGCAGGTTCAAGAAGGCCCCGGTGAACAGGGCGGCGCCGAAGTCGATCCCGGCGATGCCTCCCAGCAGGCCGAGCAGGTTGAGCCAGCCGGTGTACCAGCCCCATTTCTTGCCGCCGAGCCGGTCGGCCATGAAGTACAGGCCGCCGCTGGTGGGGTAGGCGCTGGTCACTTCGGCGAGGCCAGCGCCGACGAAGCAGACCATGAGGCCGACGGCCAGCCAGCCCCACAGCATGACCACGGGGCCGCCCGCGCCCATGCCGAAGCCGTACATCGTCATGCAGCCGGACAGGATGCTGATCACCGAGAAGCTGATCGCGGCGTTGCCGAACCGGCCCATGCGCCGGGCCAGCTGAGGGGTGTAGCCGAGCTCGCGCAGACGGTCGTCATCGAGCGGTGGCCGAGGTCTGGGAGTGGGCGGGGGCATCGCAGGCAACACAACCTCCAAGAGATCGGAAGAAAACGGGCAAGGGACGTGCAGGGGCAGGGCGGTCAGGGCCGGGCAGGGCCGGGCGGAGGGATGTCCTGTGCGCGGGCGCGCCGGGCGGTGTACAGGCAGATGCCGCGCACGCGCAAGAACTCGTGGGCGGCCAAGGCGTCCTGGGACGGATCGGTGGTGTGGTAGGCCCAGGGGGCGCGGGTGAAGTGGCAGTCCAGGACGGCGAAGACCTGCCCGGCCTTCTCGTACTCCTGGGCGCAAAACATGGCGTGAGCCAGGTAGTTGAGGTCGGAGACGGAGACGTGCGCATCCACCCGCAGGTCCGCGCTGTCATACGCCCGCAGAACGTCGCGGCGCAGCG
Protein-coding sequences here:
- a CDS encoding glutamine synthetase family protein — translated: MPPLSRSREGAEHPGGPTSSPARTSMAAPPRPPAPTPPLETLKKAVKDGTVETVLCGIVDPHGRLAGKHYGARHFLMDVVPHGADMCAYLQSSSIDMTPAPAGSGLASMEGGFPDFRVVPDLSTLRLVPWLPKAALVLADAFSDDGEPSALDPREILRHQLGRLAAHGLRADAGLESEFVLYQGTYSPARTVGGPALPPLTPQGGDYALHQSPAVSRYLHRLQHALAAAGMPVEAVKGEAAAGQIEVTFPYGDALKACDQHVVFKHAVQTLARKAGAEATFMAAPQTGVGSGLHLHVSLTRSGSPMFAHSEGTVLSQTGEKAIAGLLDVLAELAVLYAPNTNSYKRYVPGSFAPTRMTWGLDNRTCAVRVVGHGSSLRAEIRVAGADANPYLALAAVIAAIVHGLESDLAAPPRWVNNAHTARDEPALPASLEEALRLLEHSAFAEKAFGEETVGVLIHLAAAEITHQQATVTDAEQARWFTQA
- a CDS encoding amino acid permease, translating into MPPPTPRPRPPLDDDRLRELGYTPQLARRMGRFGNAAISFSVISILSGCMTMYGFGMGAGGPVVMLWGWLAVGLMVCFVGAGLAEVTSAYPTSGGLYFMADRLGGKKWGWYTGWLNLLGLLGGIAGIDFGAALFTGAFLNLQTGFTPTPGKIMATYFVILALHAVLNLFGVRLISVLNGISVWWHLAGVALIVGALTLAPTHHRSPHYAFTEFVNTTGWSSNGYVVLLGLLLAQYTFSGYDASAHLSEETANAAEAAPRGIMSAITWSWAAGFVLLCGLTFALHDYAAVQNSALGVPPAQIFLDALGVGWAKALLLVVIVAQLFCGNAETAACSRMIFAFSRDNALPGSARWRRVHARTGTPRAAVWLSVAVAGLLALPYLYSPTAYGAVVAINVVGITPAYAIPIYLRVRQGRAFQQGPWNLGRWGGLVGTVAVVWVAFVTVVFCLPQSRPVTVDTFNYAPLALLVALTLAAVWWRVAGKDYELPPVAASGDLAQIQDEVV